Part of the Perognathus longimembris pacificus isolate PPM17 chromosome 1, ASM2315922v1, whole genome shotgun sequence genome, GAGGTGATTTATGAAGCTGACTAATACTGGCTGAAAGCGGCCTGTCAGAGCTCACTGAATGGCTTCCCTTCCCCTCACAAGCCCAGGCTTTGTGTTGCTAAGCGATTAGAGCAGatgtaatgagatttttttttttttgcccaatccCTGTTTTGCCTTTTCCTCGCTTCAgcaaaattatgtgtgtgtgtgtgtgtgcgcgtgtgtgagtgtgtttgtgaaatttttttccaagtttgcttttgtgtttttggCAAACAACCACTACCTTTGCCTGAGGTTTAATAAGAGTGGTTATTTCCCATCCCGAACACTTGTTCTcccagagagaagaaaataaaaattcccttgggggggggctaaataagattttttaaaataaataaaagtgggcATCACAACAGCATTACTTCCCTCAAGCTCTAAATTGGCCCAccactggcagaaaagtcctattATTTATGGCCATGAGGAATTTACTGATTTTTCCTCCCTTAATGATGCTCATCTCTTTGAAAAGGACCGAAGCATCAGTGTGCATTCTATAGAAGGTCATTTAGTAAAAATGACATCACTGTGGCATGCTCTGCACATCGcggcttaaattaaaaaaaaaaaacaacagattatTCGGTGTCACTAAAGAGTATAGATGTACCAACACAGACTAGATTTTTTAACTCTGGAAAACGTGCTGGCTCCCAGCTCTTTGTTGGGTTTTGTAAGATGCATTTTGCGCTAAGCTTTCCGCTTGGCTGGAGACACGCAAACGGAATCTGCAAGCAATGCAGGCGGCAAGCAAGGAGCCCCGGGAGAGGCCAGGCCAAGTAGGATTCTAATCACGTCCTTGCTAACTGACAAGAAACAAGCCAGCCAAAAACCCACCAATTTCTTTTTGAATCTTGGTAATTGGGGACTTTTACACGCAGCTCACGCTATTCAGCGAGAGTCACAGGCTTCGATAGGCCAGTGGGCTCAAAGCAACTACCCATTTCttatgagtttatttatttaaaatctaaCTCCCTTCTATAAGGAATTCCTCTCAAATGTGCCTTTTACTTAAAATCGGctttgaaaagtgtgtgtgtggagggggggagtAGATAATTTGTTcatgaaagggagagaagagaagcatGTCCAGTTTGGAGCTGGGGAAAGCTCCAACCTTGATCCCCATCATCTTTCCACCCATCTAGTCCACCAGCCCTTTCATCCTTCCACAGTGAGAAACTCAGACTGACTGGAGGATAGTAAAGTTAGGGTGGCCATTTCTTACCAGGGCCCTTTTTGTGTTTGAGACTTAAATTCCTACTTTATCAAAGGATGATGCATGCACAAATTGGCACCTATTTTGGGGCGAAAGGGGCTTGTATACATTTGCAGAGAGAggagaataaaatgtaaattttttatattaaagATAGACAATAGTTTCCTCCCTTTATATCCATTTCAAAGTTATCACcgggcaggataaactagagcaGTGGGTTGGTCAAAATATGTATACATTTGCTACCATTCTCTtggacccctcccccacccccccccaacccttctCTTTGGTATTTTGATAACTTGGCCTGGGGCATCAAGTCAAAGAAGGCTTAGAGGCAACtgattgttttcatttataaaaaaaaggagaaaagttttATTACGAAACTAGCTTGTATAAAACAGggttatacattttttttgtaagtttgtaataaaacagtaagaaaaaaaggCAGTGGTAGGAATTTCCAGAAGGCAACCTAAGAAAACCGCCTGTGGCTGCCCCTTTGCGTTTGGACAGTAGCTGCATAAACTTTGTTCTTCTTGAACAGTATTTAATAACATCATTAATACATTAACAACGTTTCTATAAAGTAAGACACATTGGTGCTGAAGTACGTCTGGTGGCATTTAGATCTCACCTGTGAGGGGAGCTCTTTACACAGGGAAAAATGGCAGGTGTAAGAGGAACTACACATCTAAAATATGCAGAGGTAATAGCATTACATGTTAAAGTATCAAGATATACACATTTTAAACCATTTGTACAAAACTTCtataaatttttttctctctcttatgtACAAAAATATCTTAATATATCCCCAAACTGGTTAGGATAGATACAAATAGATCtttcttataataaaaaaaaaatttcacaagaGATTGGAAGCATTCTATGATGGAAACAGTGGAAAAGATGATGGGAGGGAGattatggggggtgggggtggggaaagaccCCCTGTAGAAGAGGGGCAGGGTTTCTAAGGGCTAAGATTAGCATAGTTTCACTGCAGACAGGTGCCCACTGCTTCTTGGACTCTGGGGGTGACTAACATACCAACCCATTTCTAGAGGACTAAGAACTGAGAGAAGGCTGGCATGCGAAGGCACCTGACAAGTGCTTTCGGCTCAGAGGGGAGGTGGATGGGGGATAGGGGTTGCTCtcggccctgcccccccccctgcaTCGCAGCGCTTAGTCTTGGGTTTGTGTGGCTCTTCCTATCTCCGAGAGTGACTGGAGTGCAAAGAAACTGTTCTGAGAGCATCTCAGTTTTGAAGCCTTATCTCTCAGGCATAGATCACTTAGTGGACCTTGGGTctggctgcttctgcttcttcttcttcttcttcttcttcttcttcttcttcttcttcttcttcttcttcttcttcttcttcttcttctcctcctcctcctcctcctcctcctcctcctcctcctcctcctcctcctcctcctcctcctcctcctccacctcctcctcctcctcctccctccctcccaaagtCACTGAAGAGAAATACTAAAGATGCAGGTTGTGTGGTCACCCTATAACATAAATAGAGAAACAGGGAGGTTAGTTACTGTGAACATAGAGGAGAGCTCCTTGGACAGTCTGTCTGTCAagacagccccaggactggcttcaccagcctctctgagcctcaccaCGCCCCCCTCCACTCTTTGGAGACCTGGGTAAAAAGCTACATTCAAGACATCACTACTGAAACGAACTAGGCTTTTAAATAGTCACACTTTCCAAattctttgaattaaaaaaaaaaaacaacaaccacctaTCTCCATGGAGACAGCCTCTAcccgccccccacccgccccctggCCTCCCACAGACCtccaagggaaggaaaagggtcaGGGACAAGAAAGATTCCCCATTCCCGCGACCTACCTGCTTCCAAAGTCTTATGGGCACCTGGGCCAGACCATGGCCGGTTCCATCAGAACCAGTTGGTGAAGTCCAGCAGCTCTTGCTCCTCGGGGCTGAGCGGGTCGTAGGAGCCCTCATCGGAGGAGTAGGATGAGACTGGGGAGCCGGCCATGGAGTTCATGTCGTTCGAGTAGTTGGGGGAGATGGTGGGCGACAGAACACCCGCCTGGAAGGCGGCGCTCACCGCGTCGTGCTCATCCAGCAGCTGCTGCAGCGCGCGGATGTACTCGACGGCTGAGCGCAGCGTCTCCACCTTGCTCATTTTCTTGTTGGCCGCGCCGTTGGGGACGTGCTCGCGGAGGGTGGCAAAGCCCAGGTTCACCAACTTGACCCGATTGCGCTCGCGCTCGTTGCGGCGCGCCACGGCGGCCGGCTGCTGCTGCGGCAGGCTGTAGCCAAAGCCACTGAAGTTGAGTCGGCGTTTGCATCGCATCAGTTCGGGCGAGGACGAGCGCTGGCGCTTGACTTGCTTGGGCGCTGACTTGTGACCGCCCCCTGAGGGCTGGCCGTCGGCCGCGGGGCTCAGCTGAGccgcctgctgctgctgctgtgctgctgctgctgctgctgctgctgctgttgctgctgtgcGCTCTGCGCTgcagcggcggccgcggcggtggCAAAGAAACAGGCTGCGGGTGGCAGGAAGGGCGGCTGGGGCTGCGGCTGGGGCTGCTGGGCGGCGTGACTACTCTCCATCTTGGCCGAGCTTTCCATGCACCCGCGGTGGCCAAGGATCCCGAGCGAGCGAGGATGCAAGGTGCAAGGACACGAGCGCGCGCGAGGGTGGACACAAGACAGAATTTGGGTGCACGGacagaaaaggacaaaaagaaaaaggaggggggggggtggagggtaagGAGAGGAAATGAAGAGGGATCCTTCccagagaagtaaaaaaaaaagtgtgtgtgtgtttttttttttaaaaagaagcgaAATCCCCCGGAGACTTCTTAGATTGTGGAGCAAAGAGAGCGccaaggggatttttttttccctcctcctccttctatgcctcctcctccctcccctcctcccttcgcGGGTTGGCTTCGGGAGCCTCGCGTGGCGCTCGCGTGTGAGGCTGCTGCTAGCGCCTTCTTGttctttaaaagaaaggaaagcaaaagagagaggggggaaaaaaggcaaaagaaacagCAGAAGTCAGTGGCGAGCGCGCGCTCCGCCGAGTCTGGCGTGTGGGCTTCCTCTGAGGCTGCGCGCTCTGCTGCCGGCTCTCGGGGCGTCCAGCCTTGGCGGAGGAGGCTGTCGGGGATGATTTGGGGaagccgccctccccctcccttctttccgaTGCCTTCTTTTCCCTCTCGCCCTCCCCGATCGACCGGCTCCCAGTCGCGGTGCCTTCCACGTTCCCTGGCCACAAGTGAGCATGTGCTGGGCGGCCCGAGTGCGGCCGCCTTTTCAATGGGACACCCAGccccacgcgcagccctggccccgcctCGCCCCCCACTCCCCGCTGCTGCAGCGAGCGGCGACAgcccccactccccctcctcttgcctcctccccccacccacccactccctAAActccccccctcccgtcccctcccctcccccctcccgtccccgGGCTCCTGTTCCTTGCAAAACTCTCCATTCAGCCCCGGTTTGTTGTTGCAGTGCGTGCGCCTGGCGCGTGCCGGACTCCCGGCTGAATAAACAGGCGGCGCGCTCGGGGCGGGTTGCAGAGCTGGGGGTGGCTCTACAACGTGGAGGGTGGGGTGCGGGGGTGCAGCTTTTCAGGAAGCATCCACGGATCTGAGAATTGGGGTGAAAGCgtggaaaggattttttttttttggaggggcgcggggggagggCCTTTAGAGTCTTTGGAGAACTTGGAATAAAATAGCAGGCAAGGATTTGGGCAGAAAAAGTAACAGGGAGCGGTGTGGAGGTTTGGGAAGACTAGGGCTCGGTTCCCCCCACCTCCATGTTCTTCTCCCCATGCTttctttttcgggggggggggatgttttTTGGCTGACCATCAGAGCTGAAGCAAATAGGCAACTGAGATTtagaaagaggggaggagaaagggctgGGTGGCCCCTGGGAAGACTTGGGTCTCATTCTGGCTATCACTGGCGCTGTGATTTGGGCTAAATTGTGCTTGGGGAGGGCGATGGAGGGCTGGAGGAGCTTGCTTTCCGTGGTTGTTCCCGGCTGCCTGTTGGCGCCTCAGCAGCCTTGGCGCAACCTCCATCCCGCCCCAGGCGTGTGCCTGGCGGGGCCCGTGGCAGGCGACTGGGAGCTGAGCCCGGTGAGACCTTGTGCTGGCGCCACgcgggagggaagaggaggcgcCTGCAGCCATCCCTTGGTCACTGGGACAGCGCCTGCCCAGGCGCCCTTAGAGGGCCCTGGTCTGGCACAAGAGCAATCACAAGCTGCGCTCCAGGCAAAGCAGACCAAGCAGAAAAATGTTCTGGTGGCGAGATGGTCTAGGACGCAGGTGGAGTCTACAGAGGCAACATCAAATAGAGAGCAAGTATCCTGTAGACCCATCCAGAGGAAAACGAATGTTGATCTGAGACCTGAGCGCAGGAAGGATTGTGGTGAATTTTCCGGATAATCATTTCTAATAGAACTCCTCTTTGTGGAGAGGCCATCTTTCTAGAGGGTCCAAGAGGGTCACCGCAGGAGGCCCGTGGGAGGGCCTGGTTATGAACTTTCTCAAAATAATGATGGTGGTGAGTAGTTCCAATAGGTATCCCTTCGGGTGGCTCACTTTCTTTGGCTCCATTTTCTCTTTGCAGAATGGGTTGGTTTGAGAAGCATAGGGCCAAACCATGGCAAGCTATGTCATTcacaaccgcccccccccccccccgccaaaaaagcTAGACACCCATACAGCCCCCTGTGCCCCACCACAACCCATGCCAGCTCATCTCACCTGACTTTACTGAGctcaagaaagagaatgaaaggcCTCCAAAAACCACAGTTGTCCTCTGCCTGGGCTTCTTGGCTCTTCTAGCCTCCCCAAACCTCAGATCATCAGGGGAGGTTGGGTAAATGAGGAACTGTTTCACCACATACATACACTAGAAACTTCCACCTGCCCCATGcactatgtttattttttctttcattgtaaaAGTAAAGAGTAGGGCTGGAGAGAAGATGAGGTGGCTAATAATGAAATGCATTCTCCCTTATGTTAAGTGAATTATCTGTGACTCTTCTGACATGGACTCCACTGTTTTATATGTGACACAAGTCCAGAATCCCAGCTCTTGTGTTTTTAATCTTCTCCtaccagcctcagtttcctgatctACACTGAAGGGGTCTATAGCACCTGATTTTGATAACTGTATCCAGGAAAGCAGAATGATTGCTAATAGCCAGCACACAATCGGTGATATGGGCTCCACACAATGCAACACAGAAAGCTTACTACTAGGGActtaaatgcccccccccccccagtcccacaGCAAGCACGAGCATCAAATGGGAGATGAAACTTCTCTTTGCAGGGGTCCTAGTCAAGAGAAACTGCAACAGGCATAAGAATCCTTCCATCAAAAGCCACCCGAAAGTATGTCCCCATTCTCCAGCTCCAGGGCAAAATTCCTCCCAATGCTCTTTACCTTCCTGTGCTAAAGCTGCTTCCTTATCCTACCATATCTTTGAGCTAGCTTGTATTTGGCTAGTCTTTATCTTCAGCACAAAGGTCTAACTGGGAGTGAAGGCTTTCCTAGTGATCCTGAGGTCTTCGTGTTCCTCCTTCAGGAAACCTAGAGGGTTTGCCCCAACTACTTCTCTGCACTTTCTGCAGCCCTAAATCAGAGCAGTCTAGAATTGTCTTTAGGAGATTGCACCTCTGTTCTTGGAGACGGTGCATTACCAAGcagttttcttctaaaattaactttctgcttttgattttttaCTTTAGTCCTGGTAACTGCCCATAGTTTTGGAGAAGAGCAAATAAACGTGAGTTAAGTTTGAAGCAAAGGTCTAAGGCTTAAGAGTCAGAATTAGAATCCTGCCTCTGACCCTGTGACCTacattatcacacacacacacacacacacacacactcctgaaaGAACTGGCCATGTTCTCTCCAGGGAAATACAGATAAAGTAGATATACTTGACAGGTATTCAGGCTGTGTAGCCTGAATTCTGGGAGTCTCAGTTTTCTTACCTGTGCCATGAGGTAATTATAGCACCTATCCATTGGAGTGGTGACCTTTCAGCATACTGCATGAAGTGCAGCCAAAGCTAGATCTAAGTAGGAAGAAAATAGTGAGAAAGTCATTGCCATCCAGCCCCTCCAGGAGAGAGGGCTTGTGTGTGAGATTGATGGTAAGGTTCCTGTCACTACTATGAAATACCTGAGacaattaatttataaaaaggaaaacattgttTAGGTTCAGTTGTGGAGGCTTTCAGTCCCTGACCAATTGggtccattgctttgggcctgtgtaGTGAAGCACATCATGGTTGGAGTTCATGGCAGAATAAGATGGCTCACTTTTtggccaggaagcaaaagaaTAAGAGAAAGGGGCTGAGATCCC contains:
- the Ascl1 gene encoding LOW QUALITY PROTEIN: achaete-scute homolog 1 (The sequence of the model RefSeq protein was modified relative to this genomic sequence to represent the inferred CDS: deleted 2 bases in 1 codon), encoding MESSAKMESSHAAQQPQPQPQPPFLPPAACFFATAAAAAAAQSAQQQQQQQQQQQQQQQQQAAQLSPAADGQPSGGGHKSAPKQVKRQRSSSPELMRCKRRLNFSGFGYSLPQQQPAAVARRNERERNRVKLVNLGFATLREHVPNGAANKKMSKVETLRSAVEYIRALQQLLDEHDAVSAAFQAGVLSPTISPNYSNDMNSMAGSPVSSYSSDEGSYDPLSPEEQELLDFTNWF